In Dictyoglomus sp. NZ13-RE01, the following are encoded in one genomic region:
- a CDS encoding cobalt transporter, with translation MGFNAWLFEKISKKYSWNRKDIGYLEGWVSIIGNFILFLFKFLAGLYINSIALIADAFHSLSDVLTSIVVILGFKLGSKPADENHPFGHGRIEQIATLIIAFMLIVVAYDLGKNSFERILNPKIVSFNLVIFILMLISSLFKEWMARFSIFLGKKINSSTLIADAWHHRSDAVAGILVSIGLIGMKYKIFVLDGIMGLFVSLLLVWVSIDLIKSSSSFLIGEAPSSELIQKVEETISSIPGVLNFHDISVHDYQSNKVITLHIEVDNKLSAKEAHDIALKVQDSLKNLSDFSQVVVHIDPIGERED, from the coding sequence ATGGGATTTAATGCCTGGCTTTTTGAAAAAATTTCAAAAAAATATAGTTGGAATAGAAAAGATATAGGATATCTTGAAGGATGGGTAAGTATAATTGGTAATTTCATTTTATTTTTATTCAAGTTTTTAGCCGGATTATATATTAACAGTATAGCCTTAATTGCAGATGCCTTCCATTCTCTATCGGACGTATTAACATCAATTGTTGTAATTCTTGGATTTAAATTAGGTAGTAAACCTGCAGATGAAAATCATCCCTTTGGACATGGCAGAATAGAACAAATTGCAACATTAATAATTGCCTTTATGTTAATAGTTGTTGCTTATGATTTAGGAAAAAATTCCTTTGAAAGAATTTTAAATCCCAAAATAGTATCATTTAATCTTGTTATTTTTATATTAATGCTCATTTCTTCTCTATTTAAAGAGTGGATGGCAAGATTTTCCATTTTCCTTGGCAAAAAAATAAATTCCTCTACCTTGATAGCTGACGCCTGGCATCATAGAAGTGATGCAGTAGCAGGAATTTTAGTTAGTATTGGATTAATAGGAATGAAATATAAAATTTTTGTATTAGATGGAATTATGGGGCTTTTTGTATCGCTATTATTAGTTTGGGTAAGTATAGACTTAATAAAGTCATCCTCAAGCTTTTTAATAGGAGAAGCACCAAGTTCTGAACTGATACAAAAAGTAGAAGAAACAATTAGTTCTATTCCTGGAGTCCTCAATTTTCATGATATATCAGTTCATGATTATCAAAGTAATAAAGTAATTACTTTGCATATAGAAGTAGATAATAAGCTATCTGCAAAAGAGGCTCATGACATAGCTTTAAAGGTACAAGATAGCTTAAAAAACTTATCAGATTTTTCTCAGGTAGTTGTTCATATTGATCCTATTGGAGAAAGGGAGGATTAG